The following are encoded in a window of Burkholderia ambifaria AMMD genomic DNA:
- a CDS encoding conjugal transfer protein TrbD, translated as MALRAIPIRRAGNRENLFMGGDRELVMFSGLLAGALIFSAQEVRATVFGIALWFGALFALRLMAKADPKLRHVYLRHRRYKPYYPARSTPFRDNTPSQGKQYK; from the coding sequence ATGGCTCTGCGCGCGATCCCCATCCGTAGGGCCGGCAACCGAGAAAACCTGTTCATGGGCGGGGATCGTGAGCTGGTGATGTTCTCGGGCCTGCTGGCCGGCGCGCTGATTTTCAGCGCCCAAGAAGTGAGGGCAACGGTGTTCGGCATCGCCTTGTGGTTCGGCGCGCTCTTCGCGCTGCGCCTCATGGCGAAGGCCGATCCGAAGCTGCGACACGTGTACCTGCGGCACCGCCGGTACAAGCCGTACTACCCGGCTCGCAGCACGCCCTTCCGTGACAACACGCCGAGTCAAGGGAAGCAATACAAATGA